In a single window of the Streptomyces sp. NBC_00094 genome:
- a CDS encoding FHA domain-containing protein, with protein sequence MGQRPVVPAAPALVLEIDGDATLMNPSRVYRIGRDPTSDIVLSDARASWHHALLRAVTGHWDLTDEGSTNGTFADGLRVAGSREVGPGTVVRFGHPEDGPRAVLSTAPAAHPPAPEPPAAVPEPEPEPDPVPPPLPPPTPPPAAPSVAPPAAEPQPVPPPAPEPSWPEPSWPEPPAPESVTPKLVAPEPPTPVRPAVPVHPEGPLRPSSVSYPAATGTFRQPTSVRPLPAHSIRIGRAPDNDVVVPDLIVSRRHAELRAAADGTYWIHDLGSHNGTFLNGRPVVDARVTADDIVGIGRCAFCLIGGQLVEFTDTGEISLDVQELAVTVDHGRKTLLDQVSFPVGQKSLLAVVGPSGAGKSTLLGALTGQRPADRGTVLYDGRDLYRDYAELRQRIGLVPQDDILHLQLTVRRALGYAAELRFPEDTAPAERRARVDEVIRELGLAERAEQPIHSLSGGQRKRVSVALELLTKPSLLFLDEPTSGLDPGMDRSVMHMLRGLADDGRTVVVVTHSVLSLDVCDRLLVLAPGGRVAYYGPPADTLDFFGYEQWPEAFEAFENERDRDWAEQYRSSRFHSRYVTEATARPVLPGTGPDGTVRAVEPAPPPKAQSWGSQLRTLVRRYAAALSADRTFLAIMIALPFVMGAMARALSEGELNPESTLNVLLILCVGGVLTGAANAVRELVKERTIYRRERAVGLSRSAYLASKVVVLGLITVVQAVVLTLVALIGVPLNVPGGKGVLLPPLVEITLAVALLSFTAMMLGLLVSAVVRKEEVTMPLLVLLAIVQVVFCGALLTVRGTPVLSQLAWLVPSRWAFAAMGATIDIGTVAPSEKTDDPLMRHTAEAWLFDMGMMVVLCLALGLVVARLLRRHEPVVMRR encoded by the coding sequence ATGGGACAGCGGCCCGTCGTGCCCGCCGCGCCCGCCCTGGTCCTCGAGATCGACGGGGACGCGACGCTCATGAACCCGAGCCGCGTCTATCGCATCGGGCGCGACCCCACCAGCGACATCGTGCTCTCGGACGCCCGGGCGTCCTGGCACCACGCACTGCTCCGCGCCGTCACCGGTCACTGGGACCTGACGGACGAGGGCAGCACGAACGGGACCTTCGCCGACGGCCTGCGGGTGGCGGGGTCGCGGGAGGTCGGCCCCGGGACGGTCGTACGGTTCGGGCATCCGGAGGACGGCCCGCGCGCGGTGCTCTCGACCGCGCCCGCGGCCCACCCACCGGCGCCGGAGCCACCGGCCGCCGTGCCGGAGCCAGAGCCAGAGCCGGATCCGGTACCCCCGCCCCTTCCCCCGCCGACGCCTCCGCCGGCCGCGCCATCGGTCGCCCCACCGGCCGCCGAGCCGCAGCCCGTGCCCCCGCCCGCTCCCGAGCCGTCGTGGCCCGAGCCGTCATGGCCCGAGCCGCCGGCGCCGGAGTCCGTGACCCCGAAGCTCGTGGCGCCGGAGCCCCCCACCCCCGTACGCCCCGCCGTGCCGGTCCACCCCGAGGGCCCGCTTCGCCCCTCCTCCGTCTCGTATCCCGCCGCCACCGGCACCTTCCGGCAGCCGACGTCCGTGCGGCCGCTGCCCGCCCACAGCATCCGGATCGGCCGCGCCCCCGACAACGACGTCGTCGTCCCCGACCTGATCGTCTCCCGCCGCCACGCGGAGCTGCGCGCCGCCGCTGACGGCACCTACTGGATCCACGACCTCGGCAGTCACAACGGCACCTTCCTCAACGGCCGTCCCGTCGTCGACGCACGCGTGACGGCGGACGACATCGTCGGCATCGGCCGCTGCGCGTTCTGCCTGATCGGCGGGCAGCTCGTCGAGTTCACCGACACCGGCGAGATCTCCCTCGACGTGCAGGAACTCGCCGTCACCGTCGACCACGGGCGCAAGACCCTCCTCGACCAGGTGTCGTTCCCGGTCGGCCAGAAGTCCCTGCTCGCCGTCGTCGGGCCGTCCGGCGCCGGGAAGTCGACGCTCCTGGGCGCGCTGACCGGCCAGCGCCCCGCCGACCGGGGCACGGTCCTCTACGACGGCCGCGACCTGTACCGGGACTACGCGGAGCTGCGCCAGCGCATCGGTCTCGTCCCGCAGGACGACATCCTGCACCTGCAGCTCACCGTCCGGCGGGCCCTCGGTTACGCCGCCGAGCTGCGCTTCCCCGAGGACACCGCGCCCGCCGAGCGGCGGGCCCGGGTGGACGAGGTGATCCGCGAGCTCGGTCTCGCGGAGCGGGCGGAACAACCCATCCACAGCCTCTCCGGCGGCCAGCGCAAGCGGGTGAGCGTCGCCCTCGAACTGCTCACGAAGCCCTCGCTGCTCTTCCTCGACGAGCCGACCTCCGGCCTCGACCCGGGGATGGACCGGTCCGTGATGCACATGCTGCGCGGGCTCGCGGACGACGGGCGCACGGTCGTCGTCGTCACCCACAGCGTCCTCAGCCTCGACGTCTGCGACCGGCTGCTCGTCCTCGCCCCCGGTGGCCGGGTGGCCTACTACGGACCGCCCGCCGACACCCTCGACTTCTTCGGTTACGAGCAGTGGCCGGAGGCCTTCGAGGCCTTCGAGAACGAGCGGGACCGCGACTGGGCGGAGCAGTACCGGTCCTCCCGCTTCCACAGCCGGTACGTCACGGAGGCGACGGCGCGGCCCGTCCTGCCCGGAACGGGCCCCGACGGAACCGTACGGGCCGTGGAACCGGCTCCGCCTCCGAAGGCGCAGAGCTGGGGCTCGCAGCTGCGGACGCTGGTGCGCCGGTACGCCGCGGCGCTCTCAGCCGACCGCACCTTCCTCGCCATCATGATCGCGCTGCCGTTCGTGATGGGCGCGATGGCCCGTGCCCTCTCCGAGGGCGAGCTCAACCCCGAGTCGACCCTGAACGTCCTGCTCATCCTCTGTGTCGGCGGCGTCCTCACGGGTGCGGCGAACGCCGTGCGCGAGCTGGTCAAGGAACGCACGATCTACCGGCGCGAGAGAGCCGTCGGCCTGTCCCGCTCCGCCTATCTCGCCTCCAAGGTGGTGGTCCTCGGCCTGATCACGGTCGTGCAGGCGGTGGTCCTGACGCTCGTGGCGCTGATCGGCGTACCGCTGAACGTGCCCGGCGGCAAGGGCGTCCTGCTGCCCCCGCTCGTGGAGATCACACTCGCCGTCGCGCTCCTCTCCTTCACCGCGATGATGCTCGGACTGCTCGTGTCGGCGGTGGTGCGCAAGGAGGAGGTGACGATGCCGCTGCTCGTCCTCCTCGCCATCGTGCAGGTGGTGTTCTGCGGAGCCCTCCTCACCGTGCGTGGTACGCCCGTCCTGTCGCAGCTGGCCTGGCTGGTGCCCTCGCGCTGGGCGTTCGCCGCGATGGGAGCGACGATCGACATCGGGACGGTCGCGCCGAGCGAGAAGACCGACGATCCGCTGATGCGGCACACGGCGGAAGCCTGGCTGTTCGACATGGGCATGATGGTGGTGCTCTGTCTCGCCCTCGGTCTGGTCGTGGCGCGGCTGCTGCGCCGCCACGAACCGGTCGTGATGCGGAGGTAG
- a CDS encoding serine/threonine-protein kinase, which translates to MAGAGAPDEDLPAGRPSGLLGKEIAGYRVENEIGRGGMAVVYRARDLRLGRTVALKLLAPELARNDTFRKRFAHESRVAASIDHPHIVPVFDAGETEGVLYIAMRYVAGQDLVALLDREGPLSPQKAGRIAVQVASALDAAHAHDLVHRDVKPGNILVAEGTDRDHPEHVYLTDFGLTKKSLSLTGFTTVGEFVGTLDYVAPEQISGKPVDGRCDVYSLACVVFETLVGAPPFRRDTDWAVLWAQQYDPPPPLSEVRPGLPEAADAVFARALAKSPEERYGTCLEFVAELRSALSDTGPAGPVVATGPRPPGPPPAPPSWARPVFREL; encoded by the coding sequence ATGGCCGGCGCCGGGGCACCGGACGAGGACCTTCCGGCGGGCCGGCCCTCCGGGCTCCTCGGCAAGGAGATCGCGGGCTACCGCGTGGAGAACGAGATCGGCCGCGGGGGCATGGCCGTCGTCTACCGGGCGCGCGACCTGCGCCTGGGCCGGACGGTCGCGCTGAAGCTCCTCGCCCCGGAGCTGGCCCGCAACGACACCTTCCGCAAACGCTTCGCGCACGAGTCGCGGGTCGCCGCCTCGATCGACCACCCCCACATCGTGCCGGTCTTCGACGCCGGTGAGACGGAGGGGGTCCTGTACATCGCGATGCGGTACGTGGCGGGTCAGGACCTGGTGGCCCTGCTCGACCGCGAGGGGCCGCTGTCGCCCCAGAAAGCGGGGCGGATCGCCGTACAGGTGGCCTCCGCCCTGGACGCGGCGCACGCGCACGACCTGGTGCACCGGGACGTGAAGCCCGGCAACATCCTGGTCGCCGAGGGCACCGACCGCGACCACCCCGAGCACGTCTACCTGACCGACTTCGGGCTGACGAAGAAGTCCCTCTCGCTGACCGGGTTCACGACGGTGGGTGAGTTCGTCGGCACGCTGGACTACGTGGCGCCGGAGCAGATCTCGGGAAAGCCGGTGGACGGCCGGTGCGACGTCTACAGCCTGGCGTGCGTGGTGTTCGAGACCCTGGTCGGCGCGCCGCCGTTCCGCCGCGACACGGACTGGGCGGTGCTCTGGGCGCAGCAGTACGATCCGCCGCCGCCGCTGTCCGAGGTGCGTCCGGGGCTGCCGGAGGCGGCGGACGCGGTCTTCGCGAGGGCGCTGGCGAAGTCTCCCGAGGAACGGTACGGGACGTGCCTGGAGTTCGTCGCGGAGCTCCGCTCGGCGCTGTCGGACACGGGCCCGGCCGGCCCGGTGGTGGCGACGGGCCCCCGGCCCCCCGGTCCGCCCCCGGCACCCCCCTCGTGGGCGCGTCCGGTCTTCCGGGAGCTGTAG